taaaagaagagttacaagagaaaaacaaaacagcaagttaaaaatagacatttataactaaataaatattatatagaaAAATTATAAAGAATGAATATGCACTTACATAACACAGATATAAAGACAGTAGTATCCTAATTTGAGAATAagtttttaaacttcattaagaGAAGTCAGGTGGCCAAGAAGGAGAACAAACTCTAGGGGTGAGATgttggaggaaaggaaaaaacaaacaaacaagcaaaatctTCAGGAGTTCCACGCCAACAGACCACCCAACTCCCACTGAGCTTTCTGTTACCTAACATAAAGGTGCTAAAGTCagtcttattatttttaatgctaaTTTTAGTCCATTTGTTGCAGTTGGTCTCTTGAGAGTTTGAGTCTCCTTACATTCCATCATCACAACTGGCTGCACATGACTTTGACCAGGTGGTGGTGGCATAAAACACCATCACAGAGAAACCAGAAAAGTAGGGATTTATAATAGAACATCCATGATGTATATGCTATTACAAAGCATGTATGATCTATTAGAAGAACAGAAATGAATTAAgaaaaattcacatttaaaaagtgtgttttaatagtttttttttttaattgatcacTGGTATTAGCCTGGCGTATCTCTATTGGTAAAATATTCcatatttttggtgcataacagcaaaaggctgcctcagcACTTCTTTAATGCTTAGCTCTCATTATATTAAGCAAACCAGTGTTGGACAATCTGAGGTTACTACAGAATGTAagggacaggcactccaaaatatacaaGGGAGCTTGTAAGACTATTCagagctttatataccattagcagtatttcAAAATCTGTTCTAAAGGACACCGTTAACCAGTGTAATGATGTTAAAACCAGCTTCTAGTTAAGGTTCTGGCTGCTGCTTCATTTTGCACTAATTGCTGTCAATatgatgtctttcttaggcattcctgttaggagtgcattacagtaatctagtcggcttaaaacaaaaacgtgaactaatttttcagcaccattcaatgttataagaggtcgaACTTTTcttatattccttaagtgaaaaaatgcagtcctaataATCTAGTTAATGTGTGGGAATCCTGCCTGCTATTTATAAGACCTGTGTGTTACGTACAGGAAGAAAGCAACAGATACTTGTaatggcattttttgtttttcccttctACCAGATATATTTGAACTGATTTGTCCGGAGCAGGTACCGGCAGCTCTTGGCAGTAACACCACAATCAACTGTACAGTGAGTGGGGACCATCACGATTTAGATCAAGTTTGTTGGAGTCGTGAAGGAAGACCTATAGCAGGATACCAGAGCAAATGTATGATTCATGGAATCCTCTTGGACGAGAATCATGTTAGACAAGGAGATGTTTCCCTTATAATTCCATTTGTGCAGGAGTCTGACAGTGGGAATTATACCTGCTTTGTGTTCAAGAAAGAGACTTATCGTACCAGGAACATCACACTAAGTGTAgaaggtacttttttttttcttttacagttgttctttgtaaaactgctctTTCAGCATAAGGTTGAATTCTATTATACTTCCATGACCTGAAGGTTGATGAGTAATGTAACATGTGCTtcccttgtttttaattttctcttacagcccaaaatgaaatgaagaaacAAGAACACTCAAAGCCTACACCAAATAACAATGGCACAGTTACTACTGGTATGTGACCTTTGTTCTCCTACTGAAATTTCTGATCTAGTTTTGATTTGGCAGGCCTAAAAGCGGCCATGTTTTCCACATTGTCGCTGCTATCTTGCTATGTCTTTGGGTCTAGGAGATCTGAgtgtgtttcattttagtttaagagAGTGTTTTTCAGaagtgaattattttaaaaatgttttattaaaaatgtgtgtgttttagacATTggacagacatggacaaatttgttgggaCTCCGCCACTGAAAATGGAAGAACCTACAAttatctttgaaataatttgaaactgaaaaaagtcATTAGCACCCATCATTGCTTATTgcgtatttaacaaaaatctgaCTTGAcattagagttttgattcaagcaaatatttcaaataagaaaacaaatgaaaatggcatggacaaaaaagAATGgaacccttaacctaatattttgttgcacaaccttcaGACTGCAgtcggctggcaccctgcccagggtttgtttcctgcctggcgccttgtgttggctgggattggctccagcagacccccatgaccctgtagttaggatatagccggttagataatggatggatggacaaccttCAGAGTTCACAGTCACTGTTTGGCCCACtcatcctgagcaaactgctccagctgtgtcaggtctGAAGAGGGTTGTCTTGGAGGCGTATTTCAGTATTTGTCCATAGATTTCTGAGAATTCAAATCTGGCTTCACAGAAGGTCACTTCAGAACAGTCCAATCTAGTTTTTCACCATTCTTGGGTGCTTCTCGCTGTGTGTTTTGGCcgattatcctgttggaggatccgtGACCTGTGACTGAGATGGAGCTTCTGACTCTGGGCAGGACGTTGCACCCCAGAATATCTTTAGATTTCGTTGTTTCTTTGTTGATCATCATTTCCTTGTAGATTCACATTAGAGTTACTCCTGTTCTCCAAGAGTAATGGACTTGTAAGCCCTCAATTTAATTGAAAAAGAGATTCATTCTCTCTGGCCGTGGTTTTTGGGTTCTGACTGGGGTTTGGCACAATACACaccttttatatattctttagcTTTAACGGTATCCATTCTACAGTGCCCCTTAAGTGACAGGTGGAAAAAATAGATTGGAGACCAAAACAAATCTAATGGCAGAAACAACATTttatagcagaaaaaaaaaattccatccaTTGTCTGACTTGGGGGTGCTGATCTTCCGCTCCAATCTGCACCAGTGCAAATCTGACATCACAGCCTAATGATGccaacaggaccacatcatcCTGAAAAAGCAGAGATGTGATCCTGAGTTCACTGAACTGGACACTCACCACTCCTTGGCTGCACCTTGAAattctttctttaaaaagtaTGACCAGAAATGACGACAAAGGGCAGCCTTGGTGGATCCCTACACCCATTTGGAATGAGTCTGACTTTCTGCCAGCAATGCAAACCAAGCTTTTGCTCTGGTTGTACAGGAACCCAATAGGCCACAATCAGCCTGAAGCACCTTCCCAACAGGCCATCCTTAGGGTTAGTGTTGTATGCCTTTTTCaattccacaaaacacatgtaaattGGTTGGTCATACTCCTATGGACCCTCCAGATTCCATGTGTGGGTTGAAAGCTAGGCAAGTGCACTGCGACTCAAGTGAAATCCAcaatgttcctcctgaatccaaggtttgaCCAGCACATGGACCCTGCTTTACAAAACCCTGGCATAAGCCTTCCCAGGAGGCTGAGTAATTTGACCTCCTAAAGTTGGAACACATAGTCCTATTAATTCTTAAAAATGGGGCCACCATCCCAGGTTGCCAGTCCCAAGGCATTGCCCCCCAACCACCACACAAAGTTGGAAGAGGTGTGCCGGCCAAGATGATCCCAACAACAttcagagccttaaggaactccaagTGAATATCCTCCACCCGGGGCCTtgacaccaaggagttttttttcACCTACCTCAGCAACTTCAGCCCCAGTGATGGGCAAGTCCACCTCCAAGTCCTCAGAAGAAGGAATGTCAGGAAGATCAGCTTGTTGTCATGGGGGTCGCTTATTTATCTTTTATCAGAAGCAAATGCGTTTTAAAATTAAGTATTTAGGAAACAAAGGTCAGAATGAGTGTGGAAAGTATGATCTTCATTCCAGTTATCACCTCAGTGAAAAACACGGCCCATTTCTCGTTATTTTGTGATGCAAGTATGCATCTGTTGCTGtttagaataattttaaatttcctcagagttattaaataattataacaGTTTTATAAACCTATTGAATTTGGGTGAACCAGTTCATTTGATAGTGAGGTCTCTCAAATGGTTTCTGATTAACACGATCAGTTATTCCTCATTGTCTTTTTGTTAAAGCTGACACTCCATTTCAAAGAGTCTCAACTGTTTACACCCTAAATAGGGTAGGGTGCCTCAGGTATGAGCTGTCAGTAATTTGGGCTGGTGTTCTGCACGTCTGCAAACTCTGTTGTCTGCTGTCCTATAACACACACAACTGAGAACCGGCGTCCTCCATCAATGAACCTTAAGATCCATCAGTACAGACCTGGAATCTGATGCCTCACTTTCTGAGTGGTGGTCTCTGACAGCATTGACGTTGTGTGTACACCCTGGAATGCAACTTAATTTGTTTTACTAACATATTTTATCAGATTGTAAAATTGATGGTGTGTTTATATTAACTGTAGTGTATTGTTTAACCTCGGTGTCTCTTTATGCAGACTGGTTTGTTCATTTTACATTAAACCACATTGTGTAGTGTTGGCAGGGGTCggtgtttttaatttcatgtttgcaAGTCTTTGTTACCAGAACCAAAACCTCCAAGTAATTGGCAGATACCTGAGTGGATGCTGATAGACATTTTATTACTTAATTACTTAATAACTGGAAGTGTTCACTTACTTATAAAAGAATGAACTGTGAAAGTAAAGTCAAGATGAGTACGCCtactttttgcattttgtgaAAGAGAGTAATTTCACCCAACCTGAAATCCAAAAGCTCAGGCAGGTGCTTCCTGAAGCCTTGATTATGATTTAATGATTTCATAGTTTCTACATTTCACGCAAACATAAAAGTGTGCACACTTAAATTTCAATTCTGTTGTACACTACAGTTTTCAATCTGAAGTGAGTATCTTGTGATTGGCAACACAAATTTTAACTGCAACACAAGAGCTGCCGATTGGTAAGCAATCCACATGTGTATCACAAGAGACGGCTCAGCACATCTTATTAGATGGATGGCACCTCAGTCTTATTCCTTGTCTCTCTTTGAAGATAAATTTTATGTATTGAATCATCAGTTTTTTTTAGGCTTGTACTTACtgttttcattgtcattttaGGCGTCATTTATAAACagcatgttttaaaatgaataataaacccTTTGAACCAGATGTAAAACAGTGGGAAATGATATTAACCTGTTACTTTTAATAGTAATTTATCTTTCTTAATCTCgcagttaataaaatgtttatttatagcCTGTTGATAGTAGGCTTCTAAAGGATATTTAAGGTGTTGCCCTGTTTTTTTCCCATATgtggaaaaaactgaaatcttcttACCAAGActgaccatttttatttattttcttttcccttctATCTTTAGGTCCTAATCGAGAGCTTCCGAGTAATTATCTTAGGTGCATCATTTGCATCATTCATATTTACTGCATTACTGGTCTGGAGAGTTTTGATGAAGAATTGAAGAAGTGGATGAGTATACTAAAAGGTGTGCAAAGTTTGCAACAACTTCTTtaagctgctcccattaggggtcaacACAGatgatcatctgtttccataacttcctgtcctcgtcatctccctctgtcacacccatcacctgcatgtcctctctcaccacatccataaaccttctcttaggccttcctcctctcctcttacctggcagctgtatccttagcatccttctcccagtatacccagcatctctcctctgcacatttccaaaccaacacaatctcgcctctctgactttgtctccaaaccatccaacctgagctgaccctctaatgtcctcatttctaatcctgtccatcctcgtcacacccagtgcaagtcttaacatctttaactctgtcacctccagctccgtctcctgttttttggtcagtgccaccgtctccaactcctataacatagctggtctcaataccgtcctgtagaccttccctttcactcttgctgatacccgtctgtcacaaatcactcctgacactcttctccagccactccatcctgcctgcactctcttcttcacttctcttccacactccctgttcctctgtactgttgatcccaagtatttaaactcatccaccttcaacaACTCTATTCCcctcatcttcaccattccactgacctccctctcattcacacacttgtattctgtttgttcctactgaccttcattcttctcctttctATAGCagatctctacctctccagggtctcctcaacctgctccctactctcactacagatcacaatgtcatcagcaaacatcacagtccacggggactcctgtctaatctcgtctgtcaacctgtccatcaccattgcaaataagaaagggctcagagccgatccctgatgtaatccaacctctaccttaaatgcatctgtcactcctactgcagacctcaatACTGTgtcacttccctcgtacatattctgtaccaCCCTTaccacttctctgccactcccaacttccttatTCAATACCACAagtcctctctaggcaccctttcatatgctttctgtaagtccacaaagacacaatgcaatatctgaccttctctctacttctccatcaacatgagtaaacatcacatctgtggtgctctttcccgGCATGAAACTATCCTGCTGCTTGAAAATTATCACCTTctttcttaactgagcttccactactctttcccatgacTTCATGCTGtgtctcatcaattttatccccctgtagttactgcagtcctgcacatcctccttattcttaaaaatttgcATCCTGTCACTGCCATCAATCCTGAGCACTTCCTTGCTTCCAAAGGTATGTCATCttgaccaacggcctttccatcctcttcatagctacccttacttcctccttgctaatccattgcacttccagatcgccacatcatccaactttctCCTTGCcgtcttccaccatttgatccttcaCTCTTCtttcactctcttcttcttcttgatatCCAGTGTtaccctacagaccaccatcctatgctgcctagcTCCGCTTTCCCCtaacaccactttgcagtctccaatctccttcagattgacactTCTGCACAGGacataatctacctgtgtgtatcttctTCCACTCTTACACGTCACCCTGTGTTCATATATTCACCACAGCCGTGCCCATCTGTTTTGCAAAATCTACCATCATCTAACCTTCTgcattcctctctttgacactatacctacccatcacctcttcatcccctctgttcccttcaccaacatgtccattgaaatccttgaatgtccattgaaatccttACCAATCCGcactctctctcccttgggtacactgtccaccacttcatccatctcactccagaaatctttctCCTCCATTGCACACCCAGCTTGCGGGGCATATGCTGTAATATCATTCATCACCCATTCAGTTTCCAGCTTTATTATCCTCACACTGTCCAacattcttttcacctccaaaacactcttgacatactgttccttcaggataacccatccacaccatggtaggacaatttgaacccacctctgGTCTCCCTGGTCTTCCTCTCCTTCCATCTGGtctatcaaccttccttctctccatcatattggctaactctctcccttacTACTCATACTGCCAAGATTCACAGCTCCTATTTCCACTTCCATTCTCTTAACCTTCCTCTTCTTCCCGCTGTCTCTGGACACGCCTTCACCCTGTCCGCATACTTATAtgccaaaattttacactggatgcacGTAACCTGAGataaccttccccatttatccgTGCTTCTCTCCGTGTTACTACTTTGTTTGCACATTACACTTGTCGTTTCTCGTATTGATCCTTCATATTACATTGCTGTGTCGTCTTTCTTAAAATACAGGACTTTGGCTTTGTTCATGTATGCTTTTATAGGCACATTTCTGGCATAGCTCACACAAAAGGAGGGTTTGTTGGGACTTTCTTCTGTGCTTTTAGTATTAAGTTCAGTAAAACATGCAACTGCTGCCATAGACAGTAGATGCACATGTCTGATATGCTACTTTTCAGTAAATCTCTGAATCCTGCAGAACTccaatgtgaaaacagcagttatTTTGTACCCAGTTTATATTTTGGTGGGTGCCATTTATCTGAATGGTTAGCACCTTTCTAAGAGTTAAATTGTTCACATCTTCTTGTTGCtgttaatattaatacatttgacTCTCCATGATCCTAAATATGATACAAAGATGGACTGAGACTGAATGGAGAAGAttactttaaatatatttcactGAAATACTGTGTAGATTTAATCTGTATGCTGCATGTAATCTCGCTAACTAGTAAATGTACACTGACTTACAGAATGGATGAATAATGACATCCCCAGGCCTCCTAACCACCAAGAACACATGGCAACTACCCTGATGTGGTACAGAGTACTATTTTGTGGAAATTTTGACATGAATAGTTTGGTAGAGCCATATGAGaatttttgtttgtatacagACTTTGCTAACATTAACATTTACTTGCCTAACTAGTCATGCCTGTCCCTCTTTTGCTAGTAACTAGCAAGACATGGAAGTCGTACACAAACTCAGTCAGACAGTGGGATGATGGTGCCTGGTGTGTCTTGATTAGCATCAAATCATCATGGTACCCCACTGACCACGCCATCGTCTGGCTTAATACCGCCATAGAGATTTAAATGCTAAATAAAGTGAGAGTTTCACAACTACCAATTGCTCCAGATGACCAACTGGCTATGATCTGATAAAAATGAGTTTTTGCAGTTTAAGTTTAGAATAAAATTCCTTTGAGGTGAACAAGCGGTAGTAACATGGACAAAACACACAGACAACACATGGCACAACTTTACCTGCATGATGCATGTACAGTAGCCGTGTCCACTATTGTACTGCCAGGTGTTTGCTGGTCAGTGTGAGGCCAGGAAACCATTAAAAAGGATTTTTGTTCTAACAGCAGCGTcagactgctggcttcttttccatAAAGGTCAAGGAGCACATGTAGGCCTCTTTGGCATCTTTTTCAAATGTAGCACGGTCCTCCTCAGAGGTGGGTGAAAATCAAAATGCTGTGAACAATACATTCCTGATACTGATCCTGAGGCATTCCttggccagccaagagacatagtccctccagcatgtcctggatcttccccggggtctcctcccagttagacgtgcctggaactcctcaccagggagacgtccagaaggcatcctgatcagatgcccgaaccacctcatctgactcctctcgatgtggaggagcagcggatctactctgagctcctcccggatgactgagctgcTCATTcaatctttaagggaaagtccagacaccctgtggaggaaactcatttcagccgcttgtatacgcgatcttgttctttcggtcactacccatagctcatgaccataggtgagggtaggaacatggatcaactggtaaactgagagctgaTACTGatctgctttctttttatttgcccaATTTGCTGTGGCTAACTCTTTAAGGAAGCAAATGTTACTGgacctttcatatctgtttgctggCATATGGTGTGTCACCTGAGTCAAATGGGAAAAGCCTAAACTggaagtcagtcattgtccaacctgctataacctaacacagggtcacgggggtctgctgtaggcaatctcagccaacacagggcacaaggcaggaacaaatccagggcagggtgccagccaaccgcaggacaGACGCACACACTGGTGACATCAACAGAGGCTCACTGAATTAACAAGCCAAATAAGAAGGCAGGGTCAGCTATGGGATGCAGCAGTGGAGGAgagaataaacaacaacaacaacatttatttctatagcacattttcatacaaacagtagctcaaagtgctttacataataaagaatagaaaaataaaagacacaataagaaaacaaaatagatcaacattaattaacatcgaagaagagtaaggttcaatggccaggggggacagaaaaaacaaaaaaaactccagacggctggagaaaaaataaaataaagacaataaTGAAGGCATTAGGAACAATTCTGCAGATTTTCTGTCTCTCAGTCACACCAGTGAGGCCTTTCagacagcagaaatgtgtcaggaAACGTTACTGAAGCTCCTTTACATCTACAGCAATACATGTTTCTACTTgtcttgtcagtcagtcagtcattttccagcctgcaatatcctaacacaaggtcacaggggtttgctggagtcaatcccagccaatgcaggaacaaatcctgggcagggtgccaatccaccgcagggcacacacacagccacgcacaaagcacacactggggacaatttcagatcaccgatgcacctaacctgcatgtctttggactgtcggaggaaaccggagcacccggaggaaacgcacgcagacacggggagaacatgcaaactccatgcagggagtacccagaaagcgaacctgtgtctccttactgcgaggctaccactgcaccaccgtgctgccaaaATGCAaatttgtgatttaaaaaaaaaaaaaaaagattaagaaaagACCTTCATGCTAAACTGAACAATTCATGTTGTTAAGTTACCTAAAGAAGGGtatagaggacactgcagggccaactgGTCCCTCACCTGGCATAAAGACAATTTCACAAATTGCTTTTAAAgacatcattttaataataagttctATTACTGGGGTTTGAGGGGCTCATTTATTTTCGTAGCAGCCGGTGAGGCTGTGCCTGCCTGCCCTTAATGTGTCAGGGTTTACATGCAGGTTTGTATCCGGCATTGGACTCCTCTCATTTGGAGCTCTTTTGATTGCATGGCGCTCTTTTAGTCACTTACAGCAGGGTTTCTTAAGCTGGGTTTTGGGGTCTTAGGTTGTTTGGTCCTGAGTTACcgttatattaaatgaaaatggaTCAGGAATGCTTTGTGAAGTGGGCCGAGGTGGGTTGCTACAGGTGGGTTAAGCATTCGACTTGCTCTGATGATTGTCCTCAATTTACCCGCCT
This portion of the Polypterus senegalus isolate Bchr_013 chromosome 6, ASM1683550v1, whole genome shotgun sequence genome encodes:
- the LOC120531913 gene encoding uncharacterized protein LOC120531913, producing the protein MHEHPILFLASTLYPFLNIGSCLCHFQKKNGIWKTVISFIITILISPASCDIFELICPEQVPAALGSNTTINCTVSGDHHDLDQVCWSREGRPIAGYQSKCMIHGILLDENHVRQGDVSLIIPFVQESDSGNYTCFVFKKETYRTRNITLSVEAQNEMKKQEHSKPTPNNNGTVTTGPNRELPSNYLRCIICIIHIYCITGLESFDEELKKWMSILKGSQKLKGINSNGGFFYLKDYCSFTSSTLVFTLSFRCAKSWKSSSELMFCFC